TCAATCGTTCCCGGAATCGGTTAAATTACTCGACCTGGATTCCCATGCTGCGCGCGGTCCCTTCGACAATTTTGCGCGCCCCTTCGAGATCGACCGCATTCAGATCCTGCATCTTTGTCTTTGCGATCTCTTCGACCTGGGCCCGCGTCACCTTTCCTACTTTATCCTTGTGCGGCACCGCCGACCCTTTGATGACACCGGCCGCTTTCTTAAGAAGTTCGGAAGCGGGAGGACTCTTGGTGATGAAAGTAAAAGAGCGGTCGGAATAAATGGTGATCACGGCCGGAATAATCGTCCCTTCCTGACCCTGGGTCTTCGCATTAAATGCCTTACAGAACTCCATAATGTTGACGCCGTGTTGACCCAAGGCCGGGCCGACAGGCGGAGCCGGATTTGCCTTGCCCGCCGGAATCTGGAGCTTCACCATTCCTGTAACTTCTTTTGCCATTTGATCTCCTTAAGAATCGAATGAACGACTCATTGAACGGCGACTGCGTCGCTCTAGACCTTCTCCACCTGAAGAAAGCTCAGCTCCACCGGGGTCGATCTTCCGAAAATACTGACCAACACCTTCACCTTGCTCTGATCCGGGTTCACCTCATCGATCACCCCGTTGAATCCGAGGAAAGGCCCATCGGTGATCCGAACCTGATCTCCCTTTTCAAACTGCATCTTCTCGCGAGGCTTCCCGACCCCCTCATCCATCTGCTTGAGAAGCACGTCAACTTCATGCTGAGAAAGAGGCGAGGGGACTGTTCCCCCGCCCAGAAACCCGGTCACCTTGGGGGTGCTCTTCACCAGTTGCTGGAGCTCATCGTCCAGCATCATTTCAACGAGAACATATCCGGGAAAGAACTTCTTTGTGGAGACCCGCTTCTTTCCCTCTTTGATCTCGACCACCTCTTCGGTTGGAATGAGGACCTTACCGACCCTTTCTTCCAAACCGAGCGCTTTGATCCGCTCTTCCAGACTGGCCTTGACGCGTCCTTCATAACCGGAATAGGTATGAATGACATACCAGTTTTTATCCATCAGACACTCCTTCATCCTCAACAGAGGGACTTAGACGACCAAGCGCAGTAGGCGGACCAAGACGGCATCCACAACGGCAAGAAAAATGGAGACGATGAGGGTAAATACGATGACCACTGTGGTCGATCCGACCGTCTCGCTTTTGCTCGGGAAGGTAACCTTCGAAAGCTCGCTTCGAACATCCTTTGTGAAGTCGGTAACAGATTGAAAAATCCGATTTATCATATGACCTTCCTTAACCCTCCGCCCTTGCCCTCTGTCGAATGCGCGCGCCTT
The Candidatus Manganitrophaceae bacterium DNA segment above includes these coding regions:
- the secE gene encoding preprotein translocase subunit SecE gives rise to the protein MINRIFQSVTDFTKDVRSELSKVTFPSKSETVGSTTVVIVFTLIVSIFLAVVDAVLVRLLRLVV
- the nusG gene encoding transcription termination/antitermination protein NusG produces the protein MDKNWYVIHTYSGYEGRVKASLEERIKALGLEERVGKVLIPTEEVVEIKEGKKRVSTKKFFPGYVLVEMMLDDELQQLVKSTPKVTGFLGGGTVPSPLSQHEVDVLLKQMDEGVGKPREKMQFEKGDQVRITDGPFLGFNGVIDEVNPDQSKVKVLVSIFGRSTPVELSFLQVEKV
- the rplK gene encoding 50S ribosomal protein L11, with translation MAKEVTGMVKLQIPAGKANPAPPVGPALGQHGVNIMEFCKAFNAKTQGQEGTIIPAVITIYSDRSFTFITKSPPASELLKKAAGVIKGSAVPHKDKVGKVTRAQVEEIAKTKMQDLNAVDLEGARKIVEGTARSMGIQVE